The Bernardetia litoralis DSM 6794 genome includes a window with the following:
- a CDS encoding leucine-rich repeat domain-containing protein, which translates to MKLYLLSLIITLIFPFFSQAQVSEQEYKALVAIHKVIDGEKRKSWDITQDPKNNTVNSTWWGIKLDTIKSSTIKSPQNAKFRVVELKFYRNELKIVPVEIAQLIHLKKLSFPHNWIDDLPAELANLDKLEELEIDNNYGLKHFPDVITKLKNLKVLKFTDSFITKIPKEIENLKMLRELDLSQNRIEKLPKNLSKLNRLESLILNHNEFTSLPKQIATLTSLKELNLSMNELEVIPSFIGNYREMRVLSISATRLIEIPDTLSNLLKLEELDIGFNHLREFPISIIKLTKLKKLDISANRISNIPSQISALKNVEELNVNSNKLYNFPEEITSLTKLKKLDLSFNTISQIPFSIKKLKGLESLDIAVNQFSSFPKEILSLTKLEVLYLSSNSIQTIPLSIEKLTNLEELNCRQNPLSAETIKMINESKALKYMTFFYDD; encoded by the coding sequence ATGAAACTCTATCTTTTATCATTAATTATCACTCTAATTTTTCCATTTTTTTCACAAGCACAAGTTTCAGAGCAAGAATATAAAGCTCTTGTCGCAATTCATAAAGTCATAGATGGAGAAAAACGAAAAAGCTGGGATATTACACAAGACCCAAAAAATAATACTGTAAATAGTACTTGGTGGGGAATCAAACTAGATACCATAAAAAGTTCTACTATCAAATCACCTCAAAATGCTAAATTTAGAGTTGTGGAATTAAAATTTTATCGCAATGAACTCAAAATTGTTCCAGTAGAAATTGCACAACTTATTCATTTGAAAAAATTATCTTTTCCTCATAATTGGATTGATGATTTGCCAGCAGAATTAGCCAATCTTGATAAATTAGAAGAATTAGAAATAGATAATAATTATGGACTCAAACATTTTCCAGATGTAATTACAAAGCTAAAAAATCTCAAGGTGTTGAAGTTTACAGATAGTTTTATTACCAAAATTCCGAAGGAAATCGAAAACTTGAAAATGCTACGAGAGTTAGATTTATCACAAAATAGAATAGAAAAATTACCTAAAAATCTCTCAAAATTAAATAGATTAGAAAGTTTAATTCTGAATCATAATGAGTTTACATCACTTCCAAAACAGATAGCTACTCTGACAAGTCTAAAGGAATTGAATTTGAGTATGAATGAACTTGAAGTTATTCCGTCTTTTATTGGAAATTATAGAGAAATGAGAGTTTTGAGTATTAGTGCTACTCGTCTTATAGAAATTCCTGATACACTTTCAAATTTATTAAAGCTAGAAGAGTTGGATATTGGTTTTAATCATTTGAGGGAATTTCCTATATCTATCATTAAACTTACCAAATTAAAAAAATTAGATATTTCGGCAAATAGAATAAGTAATATTCCGTCTCAAATTTCAGCATTAAAGAACGTAGAAGAATTGAATGTAAATTCAAATAAATTGTATAATTTCCCTGAAGAAATAACAAGTCTTACCAAATTAAAGAAACTAGATTTGTCATTTAATACCATTTCACAAATTCCTTTTTCTATTAAAAAACTAAAGGGTTTAGAAAGTTTGGACATAGCTGTAAATCAATTCTCATCTTTTCCCAAAGAAATACTCAGTCTTACCAAACTAGAGGTTTTATATCTGTCATCAAATTCTATTCAGACTATTCCTTTATCTATCGAAAAACTCACAAATTTAGAAGAACTGAATTGTAGACAAAATCCTTTATCAGCCGAAACAATCAAAATGATAAATGAGTCGAAGGCACTAAAATATATGACTTTTTTCTATGATGATTAA
- a CDS encoding leucine-rich repeat domain-containing protein: MKIFFISLIILFFVVPFSTQAQVSEQEYQALVAFYKSTNGDKWHDNTGWDITQNPKKNTVDTTWHGVTTDMNQKEKSKITKLYFFGNNLTGKIPSEIGNLIHLDTLYLAVSDFKTIPLEIAKLTNLKYLHLASNKLEHFPPQLLTLKNLTSLSLRNNKFDVFPVGVTNIKSLKKLDIDTNPIKKIHESIANLIELEELDISGMELTEFPLEIVGLTKLRSLNVSQNQLKTIPQDIEKLTELEELDIGFNDYSNGSLDAISKLTKLSFLSVVSSELKDISFQLENLKKLEWLSFSYNELIEFPNQISKLDSLKELMLDDNQITTIPNEIGNLKKLTRLYLEENKISELPSQISELQNLERLRLSDNKFTSFPMQITNLENLKELKLSKNKINKLPSQISNLKKLEDLYLNHNKFEELPTEILELNELKVLQINHNKLESLPNTISILDKLEELDLGYNRLTSFPLVILKFENLGRLSLEKSELKTLPKGITKLKKIRMLNLDSNRFEVFPIEILEFQKISYLSLDDNKISSIPNEISKLKRMYVLSLSRNKLSELSFLYKFPRLSSVYLDYNRISFEEIEKVKKALPFSHLSFWKQKAYKVEKNEIEGKINKPLELNAKVAGSENTYQWYKLDDKSDVKIKGATQSTFTINSFSEEDKGIYFCKVKSKLVEYTTLRSENIIVK; the protein is encoded by the coding sequence ATGAAAATTTTTTTTATATCGTTAATCATTTTGTTTTTTGTAGTGCCTTTTTCTACTCAAGCACAAGTTTCAGAACAAGAATATCAAGCTCTTGTCGCATTTTATAAATCCACGAATGGCGATAAATGGCATGATAACACAGGCTGGGATATTACTCAAAACCCCAAAAAAAATACAGTAGATACTACATGGCATGGAGTAACTACGGATATGAATCAGAAAGAAAAATCAAAGATTACCAAACTCTACTTTTTTGGAAATAATCTAACAGGAAAAATTCCTTCGGAAATAGGAAATTTAATTCATTTAGATACGCTTTATCTTGCTGTCAGTGATTTTAAGACGATTCCTTTAGAAATAGCAAAGCTAACAAATCTTAAATATTTACATCTTGCTTCAAATAAATTAGAACATTTTCCTCCCCAGTTATTGACACTCAAAAATCTGACAAGTTTAAGTTTGCGTAATAATAAATTTGATGTTTTTCCTGTTGGAGTTACAAATATAAAGAGTTTGAAAAAACTAGATATTGATACTAACCCAATAAAAAAGATTCACGAAAGTATCGCTAATTTGATAGAATTAGAAGAGTTAGATATTTCTGGAATGGAGCTTACAGAATTTCCACTAGAAATAGTAGGATTGACAAAATTACGCTCTTTAAATGTAAGTCAGAATCAGCTCAAAACAATCCCACAAGATATTGAAAAACTTACAGAATTAGAAGAATTAGATATAGGTTTCAATGATTATTCTAATGGTTCTCTTGATGCGATTTCAAAACTTACTAAGTTGAGTTTTTTATCAGTTGTTAGTTCTGAATTGAAAGATATTTCTTTTCAATTAGAAAATCTTAAAAAATTAGAATGGCTTTCATTTAGTTATAATGAGCTAATAGAGTTTCCAAATCAAATTTCAAAATTAGATAGTTTGAAAGAATTAATGCTTGATGATAATCAAATAACTACGATTCCAAATGAAATTGGTAATCTAAAAAAACTTACTAGATTATATCTTGAAGAGAATAAAATTTCAGAATTACCCTCTCAAATTTCAGAATTACAAAACTTAGAAAGATTAAGATTGAGTGATAATAAATTTACTTCTTTTCCGATGCAGATAACAAATTTGGAAAATCTAAAAGAATTAAAGTTATCTAAAAATAAAATTAATAAACTGCCTAGCCAAATTTCAAATCTCAAAAAATTAGAGGATTTATACTTGAATCACAACAAATTCGAAGAGCTTCCTACCGAAATACTGGAATTGAATGAATTAAAGGTACTACAAATTAATCATAACAAACTAGAAAGTCTTCCTAATACTATTTCAATATTAGACAAATTAGAAGAATTGGATTTGGGTTATAACAGACTTACTAGTTTTCCTCTTGTTATTTTGAAGTTTGAAAATTTAGGAAGATTGTCGCTTGAAAAATCTGAACTCAAAACTCTTCCAAAAGGAATCACCAAACTAAAAAAAATAAGAATGCTTAACTTGGATTCTAATCGTTTTGAAGTTTTTCCTATAGAGATTTTAGAGTTTCAAAAAATATCTTACCTTTCTTTAGATGATAATAAAATATCTTCTATTCCAAATGAAATAAGCAAATTAAAAAGAATGTACGTTTTGTCATTGAGTAGAAACAAGCTTTCAGAACTTTCATTTCTTTATAAATTTCCTCGTTTATCTTCTGTTTACTTAGATTATAATCGTATTTCGTTTGAGGAAATAGAAAAGGTAAAAAAAGCATTACCTTTTTCACATCTATCTTTTTGGAAACAAAAAGCATATAAAGTAGAAAAAAATGAAATTGAAGGTAAAATAAATAAACCTTTAGAACTCAACGCAAAAGTAGCAGGTTCAGAAAATACTTATCAATGGTACAAATTAGATGATAAATCAGATGTGAAAATTAAAGGAGCAACTCAATCTACTTTTACAATTAATAGTTTTTCAGAAGAAGACAAAGGGATTTATTTCTGTAAAGTAAAAAGCAAACTTGTAGAATATACAACTCTTCGAAGTGAAAATATAATAGTGAAATAG
- a CDS encoding glycosyltransferase family 9 protein yields MKNKSIFQKLQERIKIAFQVRLCHFIDKLVINSTKYNLQKNTLLIMRLDAIGDYILFRNFLEELAKDKIYKNYKRVLCGNIMWKSLFEEWDKEIVNHVIWIDRKKFYQNPSYRYQKQKEIRKQGFEITIESTYSRLLLFGDAIVNVSGAAKRIGNEGNTDNLIEKEKKLADSFYTQLLQTPNKPVFEFDRNKIFFEEFLDKKIQLNYPTLTNKIKVVEKKQNQIVLFIGASEVYKTWHFENFATLILELYSINNQLEFILIGGKNEQVLAKQIIEFIEDKNDFENQSEVTDLTGKTNLIELTQKIAESNLLITNETVASHLGTVTRTKTICIANGRHIGRFSPYPNNYELPTSYIFPPKIEEELNQNNKEIVYEKYCNSMGMDINEIEMERVLEEIKKVLD; encoded by the coding sequence ATGAAAAATAAATCTATCTTTCAAAAACTACAAGAACGCATCAAAATTGCTTTTCAAGTTCGTTTATGTCATTTTATTGATAAATTAGTAATTAATTCTACAAAATATAATCTACAAAAAAATACGCTTCTCATTATGCGTCTTGATGCAATTGGAGATTATATTTTATTCAGAAATTTTTTAGAAGAATTAGCAAAGGATAAAATCTACAAAAATTACAAGCGTGTTTTGTGTGGAAATATAATGTGGAAATCTCTTTTTGAAGAATGGGACAAAGAAATTGTAAATCATGTAATTTGGATTGACCGTAAAAAATTTTATCAAAATCCTTCCTATCGTTATCAAAAACAAAAAGAAATCCGAAAACAGGGTTTTGAAATTACTATTGAATCAACTTATTCAAGATTATTGCTTTTTGGAGATGCTATTGTCAATGTCTCAGGTGCAGCGAAACGAATTGGAAATGAAGGAAATACAGATAATTTAATCGAAAAAGAGAAAAAATTAGCAGATAGTTTTTATACTCAACTATTACAAACTCCCAATAAACCAGTTTTTGAGTTTGATAGAAATAAAATTTTCTTTGAAGAATTTTTAGATAAAAAAATACAATTAAATTATCCGACTCTAACTAATAAAATAAAAGTTGTAGAAAAAAAACAAAATCAAATTGTTCTTTTTATTGGCGCAAGTGAAGTCTACAAAACGTGGCATTTTGAAAACTTCGCAACTCTTATCTTAGAGTTATATTCTATCAATAATCAATTAGAATTTATTTTGATTGGTGGAAAAAATGAACAGGTTTTGGCAAAACAAATAATTGAATTTATTGAGGATAAAAATGATTTTGAAAATCAAAGTGAAGTAACTGACCTCACAGGAAAAACAAACCTAATAGAACTCACTCAAAAAATAGCAGAAAGTAACTTATTAATTACCAATGAAACAGTAGCTTCTCATCTTGGCACAGTTACTAGGACAAAGACGATTTGTATTGCCAATGGAAGACATATTGGTCGTTTTAGTCCATATCCAAATAATTATGAATTACCAACTAGCTATATTTTTCCTCCCAAAATAGAAGAAGAATTAAATCAAAATAATAAGGAAATAGTTTATGAGAAATACTGTAACTCCATGGGAATGGATATTAATGAGATTGAGATGGAGAGGGTTTTGGAGGAAATAAAAAAAGTATTGGATTAA
- the infB gene encoding translation initiation factor IF-2, with protein sequence MAEKKTQMRLSQVARKLNIGRNTIVEHLRKKGHDLKGNPNEPINQEMYAILEKDFEASFKNRREASNIKIGTTATGKTIDKDTKAKSEKEQDKDDDSIEQEKELFIKGNVKTTVQPVDLQENKKVEKQKAEPETFTTSSHQMKVVGKVDLDKFNKKKKSSSPNTNSTENKKTTTQNKETNKVVEKKAEKTTPKQEVKSTNKEEEIKVKSIDKTITNKTVSSSQTKKTDKKSPVEKIEATKESKKDESRKDEKVTTKPSQTSSSQQNAKTSSNSVVKNDNNKKKTEATKQDNKKENKGSSNKTNPQSSNRKDNRNSDNKKTNTKSNKSETSVNRTKDDSKKSQENNKDVKASVSKIPETKETGKVKKEEGKEFVSSQGDKLPGLKVVGKIDLSSFSKKKKTSSSDDKSDDGTRRRRRRRRRRRGEGEGASDSKPQDLTKLNTSNKGTATTTASTTNKPKPESEASKRRKKRRKEPTAKEVQEQIKATLARMNTGSGKGGRGRRGGNRRDKREARETEQNEVKVENKLLKVTEFIPASDFANLLDVSINELISKGMGLGVMISINLRLDAEVITLLADEFGYDVEFTSAEEETEVVLETEDKPEDLQERAPIVTIMGHVDHGKTTLLDYIRKAKVADGEAGGITQHIGAYSVTLDEGKELTFLDTPGHEAFTAMRARGAKVTDVVIIVVAADDGVMPQTREAINHAKLAEVPIIIAINKIDKEGANPDRVKQELADMNVLVEDWGGKYQSHHISAKKGEGIDELLEGVLLEAEILELKANPNRNAAGTVVDASLDKGRGYVATTIVQNGTLKVGDVILAGSHFGKVRAMIDHLGNRLEVAPPSTPVQILGLDGAPQAGDRFNVMKSEREAKDIATRREQILREQSIRATRRLTLSDINRRLAIGNFQQLNLIIKGDVDGSVEALADSLQKLSTDEVNVNVVMKGVGQISESDINLATISDAIIIGFQVRPSRNARALADREQVEVRLYSVIYKAIDEVKSAIVGLLAPKIEEDIVGTVEIRETFKVSKVGVIAGCMVTTGKIKRNNKIRIIRDGIVIHEGEIEALKRYKDDVQEVKSGFECGISIKNYNEIQVGDEIESYEEREVKRTFEELKNAKPEPKEQAKETEAN encoded by the coding sequence ATGGCAGAAAAAAAGACACAAATGAGGCTCAGTCAAGTCGCCCGAAAACTAAACATCGGACGCAATACTATTGTCGAACATTTACGAAAAAAAGGACACGATTTGAAAGGCAATCCCAATGAGCCTATCAATCAGGAAATGTATGCAATTTTGGAAAAAGATTTTGAGGCTTCATTCAAAAACAGAAGAGAAGCATCTAATATCAAAATAGGAACTACTGCAACAGGCAAGACTATCGATAAAGATACAAAAGCTAAATCTGAAAAAGAACAGGATAAAGACGATGACAGTATAGAACAAGAAAAAGAATTGTTCATAAAAGGAAACGTAAAAACTACTGTTCAACCTGTTGATTTACAAGAGAATAAAAAAGTAGAGAAGCAAAAAGCAGAACCTGAAACATTTACTACTTCTTCGCATCAAATGAAGGTAGTAGGAAAAGTAGATTTGGATAAGTTTAATAAGAAGAAAAAAAGCTCCAGCCCAAATACCAATTCTACCGAAAATAAAAAGACTACAACACAAAATAAGGAAACAAATAAAGTAGTAGAGAAAAAAGCTGAGAAAACAACTCCAAAACAAGAAGTGAAGAGTACCAACAAAGAAGAAGAAATTAAAGTAAAATCTATTGATAAAACAATTACTAATAAAACAGTTTCATCTTCTCAAACAAAAAAAACGGACAAAAAGAGTCCAGTAGAAAAAATAGAAGCAACAAAAGAGAGCAAAAAAGACGAAAGTAGGAAAGATGAAAAGGTAACTACTAAACCTTCTCAGACTTCTTCTTCTCAACAAAATGCTAAAACGTCATCTAATTCTGTTGTCAAAAATGATAATAATAAAAAGAAGACAGAAGCCACAAAACAGGACAATAAAAAAGAAAACAAAGGAAGTAGTAACAAAACTAATCCACAGTCTTCTAATAGAAAAGATAACAGAAACTCGGATAACAAAAAAACGAATACGAAATCAAATAAGTCTGAAACTTCTGTGAACAGAACAAAAGATGATTCTAAAAAGAGTCAAGAAAATAACAAAGATGTAAAAGCATCTGTTTCTAAAATACCTGAAACAAAAGAAACTGGTAAAGTTAAAAAAGAAGAAGGTAAAGAATTTGTTTCTTCACAAGGTGATAAACTACCAGGGCTTAAAGTTGTTGGTAAGATAGATTTATCGTCTTTCTCTAAAAAGAAAAAAACATCGTCATCGGATGATAAGTCAGATGATGGAACTCGTCGTCGTCGTCGTCGTCGTCGTCGTCGTAGAGGTGAAGGAGAAGGCGCTTCAGATAGCAAACCACAGGATTTGACTAAGCTGAATACAAGCAACAAAGGTACAGCCACTACTACAGCATCTACTACTAATAAGCCAAAACCTGAATCAGAAGCAAGTAAAAGACGTAAGAAAAGACGTAAAGAACCTACTGCAAAAGAAGTCCAAGAACAAATCAAAGCTACTCTTGCTCGTATGAACACAGGTTCAGGAAAAGGTGGGCGAGGCAGAAGAGGTGGAAATAGAAGAGATAAACGTGAGGCTCGTGAAACGGAGCAAAACGAAGTAAAAGTAGAAAACAAGTTATTGAAAGTAACAGAGTTTATTCCTGCAAGTGATTTTGCAAATTTACTTGATGTTTCTATCAATGAACTTATCTCTAAAGGAATGGGATTAGGCGTAATGATTTCAATCAATTTGCGTCTTGATGCTGAAGTAATTACTCTTCTTGCAGATGAATTTGGCTATGATGTAGAGTTTACATCAGCTGAGGAAGAAACTGAAGTTGTATTAGAAACTGAAGACAAACCTGAAGATTTACAAGAACGTGCACCTATTGTGACCATTATGGGACACGTAGATCACGGTAAAACTACTCTTTTGGATTATATCCGAAAAGCAAAAGTAGCAGATGGTGAAGCTGGTGGAATCACTCAGCATATTGGAGCATACAGCGTAACTTTAGATGAAGGGAAAGAATTAACTTTCTTAGATACTCCAGGTCACGAAGCCTTTACAGCAATGCGTGCAAGGGGAGCAAAAGTTACAGATGTTGTAATTATTGTAGTTGCAGCTGATGATGGTGTTATGCCTCAAACTCGTGAAGCAATTAATCATGCCAAACTTGCTGAAGTGCCTATCATTATTGCTATCAATAAAATTGATAAAGAAGGTGCTAATCCAGACCGAGTAAAACAAGAACTTGCTGATATGAATGTTCTTGTAGAAGATTGGGGTGGAAAATATCAATCTCATCATATCTCAGCCAAAAAAGGAGAAGGTATAGATGAATTATTAGAAGGTGTATTATTAGAAGCCGAAATATTAGAACTTAAAGCAAATCCAAACAGAAATGCAGCAGGAACTGTTGTAGATGCTTCTTTGGATAAAGGACGTGGATATGTAGCAACTACAATTGTACAAAATGGTACACTTAAAGTAGGTGATGTAATCTTAGCAGGCTCGCATTTTGGTAAGGTACGTGCAATGATTGACCATTTAGGAAATCGTTTAGAAGTTGCACCACCATCAACACCAGTTCAGATTTTAGGTCTTGACGGTGCGCCACAAGCTGGAGATAGGTTTAATGTAATGAAATCAGAACGTGAAGCAAAAGATATTGCTACTCGTCGTGAGCAGATTTTACGTGAGCAGTCTATCCGTGCTACTCGTCGTCTTACGCTTAGTGATATTAATAGAAGGCTTGCAATCGGAAACTTCCAACAGCTCAACCTTATTATTAAGGGTGATGTGGATGGTTCAGTTGAGGCATTGGCAGATTCACTACAAAAACTTTCTACTGATGAAGTAAATGTAAATGTAGTAATGAAAGGTGTAGGTCAGATTTCAGAATCAGACATCAACCTTGCAACTATTTCAGATGCAATTATTATTGGTTTCCAAGTTCGTCCGTCAAGAAATGCCCGTGCATTGGCAGACAGAGAACAAGTAGAAGTACGTCTGTACTCAGTTATCTATAAAGCAATTGATGAAGTTAAGTCGGCTATTGTTGGTCTTCTTGCTCCGAAAATTGAAGAAGATATTGTTGGTACAGTTGAAATTCGTGAAACATTCAAAGTTTCTAAAGTGGGTGTTATTGCTGGTTGTATGGTTACGACTGGTAAAATCAAACGTAATAATAAAATCCGAATTATTCGTGATGGTATTGTTATCCACGAAGGAGAAATTGAAGCATTGAAACGCTATAAAGACGATGTACAAGAAGTTAAATCTGGATTTGAATGTGGTATTTCTATCAAGAACTACAATGAAATTCAAGTTGGAGATGAGATAGAATCGTACGAAGAAAGAGAGGTTAAACGTACTTTTGAAGAACTCAAAAATGCAAAGCCTGAACCAAAAGAACAAGCAAAAGAAACAGAAGCTAATTAA
- the nusA gene encoding transcription termination factor NusA produces METSTLIESFADFARLKRIDRPTMIRILEDVFRTLIRRKYRSDENFDVIVNIEKGDLEIWQYRNIIADDEPEYDEQTEIRLTDAKVIEPDFEVGEDVAQEIKIDDFGRRLVQTARQTLIQKVRDLEKDLLYQKYKEYVGEIVTCEVYQVLKREVVLQDNEGKELSLPKAEQIPKDRFRKGDSVRAVVHRVEMQNGNPKIILSRTAPLFLEKLFESEIPEIEEGTIVVKKVVREAGERAKVAVESFDDRIDPVGACVGMKGSRIHSIVRELCNENIDVINYTENLELLISRALSPAKTSSMKIDEANARVAVFLKRDQISLAIGKGGQNIRLAGKLVDYEIDVFREEAVDDFEDDVDLTEFKDAIDDWIIEEFHKVGFDTARSVLEYNREDLIRRVDLEEETIDFVLEVLKKEFE; encoded by the coding sequence ATAGAAACTTCAACATTAATAGAATCCTTTGCAGATTTTGCAAGATTAAAACGCATTGACCGTCCTACGATGATTCGTATTTTGGAAGATGTTTTTCGCACACTTATTCGTAGAAAATATCGTTCCGATGAAAATTTTGATGTTATTGTCAATATTGAAAAAGGCGATTTAGAAATTTGGCAATACAGAAATATTATTGCAGATGACGAACCAGAGTATGATGAACAAACAGAAATTCGCCTTACTGATGCTAAAGTAATCGAACCTGACTTTGAAGTAGGTGAAGATGTAGCACAAGAAATTAAAATTGATGATTTTGGACGTAGATTAGTTCAAACTGCTCGCCAGACACTTATCCAAAAGGTAAGAGATTTGGAAAAAGATTTGTTGTATCAAAAATACAAAGAATATGTAGGCGAAATCGTTACTTGTGAAGTATATCAAGTCTTAAAACGTGAAGTTGTTTTACAAGATAATGAAGGAAAAGAACTTAGTTTGCCAAAAGCAGAACAAATACCAAAAGACCGTTTCCGTAAAGGAGATAGTGTTCGTGCTGTTGTTCATCGTGTAGAAATGCAAAACGGAAATCCCAAAATTATTCTTTCTCGTACTGCACCTTTATTCTTAGAAAAATTATTCGAATCTGAAATTCCAGAAATTGAAGAGGGAACAATCGTAGTAAAAAAAGTAGTAAGAGAAGCTGGTGAACGTGCAAAAGTAGCCGTAGAATCTTTTGATGACCGTATTGACCCAGTTGGTGCGTGTGTTGGTATGAAAGGTTCACGTATTCATTCAATCGTAAGAGAGCTTTGTAATGAAAATATCGATGTAATTAATTATACCGAAAATCTGGAATTGCTTATTTCTCGTGCGCTTAGTCCTGCCAAAACGAGTTCTATGAAAATAGATGAAGCAAATGCTCGTGTAGCTGTTTTCTTGAAGCGTGATCAAATTTCACTCGCTATCGGAAAAGGCGGGCAAAATATTCGTCTAGCTGGAAAGTTAGTAGATTACGAAATTGATGTATTCAGAGAAGAAGCTGTCGATGACTTTGAAGACGATGTGGATTTGACAGAATTCAAAGATGCTATTGATGACTGGATTATCGAAGAGTTTCATAAAGTAGGTTTTGATACTGCTAGAAGTGTATTAGAATACAATAGAGAAGATTTGATTCGTCGTGTAGATTTAGAGGAGGAAACAATCGACTTTGTTTTGGAGGTTCTTAAAAAAGAATTTGAATAA
- the rimP gene encoding ribosome maturation factor RimP: MSDSKTAQINSIKEKISDFIQKATSPQATEEGNELFDYALSTQIFLLEIQISKTRTPKVIIIIDGDNGVGIADCASVSRKVGAYFEEDDLFGKDEKGEDKPYNLEVTSPGVDYGLHTFRQYPQHVGRTLEFELKDKTKKVGKLQAIEENEEGQPMFQITEEYEVAEGKKAKLKTKYKPATINFVDVKVAHVQISFKKK, from the coding sequence ATGTCTGATTCAAAAACAGCACAAATCAATTCTATTAAAGAAAAAATTAGTGATTTTATTCAAAAAGCAACTTCTCCACAAGCTACTGAAGAAGGAAATGAATTATTTGATTATGCACTTTCAACACAGATTTTTTTATTAGAAATTCAAATTTCAAAAACGAGAACTCCAAAAGTAATCATAATTATTGATGGTGATAATGGTGTTGGAATTGCTGACTGTGCTAGTGTAAGCCGAAAAGTAGGAGCTTATTTTGAAGAAGATGATTTATTTGGAAAAGATGAAAAAGGCGAAGATAAACCCTATAATTTAGAAGTTACTTCTCCTGGTGTTGATTATGGGTTACATACTTTTAGACAATATCCTCAACATGTAGGAAGAACTTTAGAATTTGAACTCAAAGACAAAACTAAAAAAGTAGGCAAACTGCAGGCTATTGAAGAGAATGAAGAAGGACAACCTATGTTCCAAATTACAGAAGAGTATGAAGTAGCTGAAGGAAAAAAAGCAAAACTCAAAACAAAATATAAACCTGCTACAATCAATTTCGTTGATGTGAAAGTAGCACACGTACAAATATCATTCAAGAAAAAATAA